One genomic window of Sphingopyxis sp. OPL5 includes the following:
- a CDS encoding PepSY-associated TM helix domain-containing protein, giving the protein MHAPSPSRPATKKSRKTFWLKQLHMWHWMSSAISLIGLVLFAVTGFTLNHAADIEGAPVVTEKTAQIPPTLLAQLAQADPADAKGPLPKPVAAWVEANFPVKAGEAEWAPENVYLPAPRPGGDAWVDIDRATGEVTGEVTDRGWISYLNDLHKGRNSGGEWSLFIDIFAFACLVFGITGLFLLWLHSAKRKSTWPLVGAGLAIPAAIAIVFIH; this is encoded by the coding sequence ATGCACGCACCCTCTCCCTCGCGCCCGGCCACCAAGAAGAGCCGCAAGACCTTCTGGTTGAAGCAGCTGCATATGTGGCATTGGATGAGCTCGGCGATCAGCCTGATCGGGCTGGTATTGTTCGCGGTCACCGGTTTCACGCTGAACCATGCCGCCGACATCGAGGGGGCGCCCGTTGTCACCGAAAAGACCGCGCAGATCCCGCCGACGCTGCTCGCGCAATTGGCCCAGGCCGACCCCGCCGATGCCAAGGGACCGCTTCCCAAGCCCGTCGCCGCATGGGTCGAGGCGAATTTCCCGGTCAAGGCCGGCGAGGCCGAATGGGCGCCCGAGAACGTCTATCTGCCCGCACCGCGGCCTGGTGGAGACGCCTGGGTCGACATTGATCGGGCGACCGGCGAAGTCACCGGAGAGGTCACCGACCGCGGCTGGATTTCCTATCTCAACGATCTTCACAAGGGTCGCAATTCGGGCGGCGAGTGGAGCCTGTTCATCGACATCTTCGCCTTCGCCTGCCTGGTCTTCGGGATCACCGGCCTGTTCCTGCTGTGGCTTCATTCGGCCAAGCGCAAGAGCACCTGGCCGCTCGTCGGCGCCGGGCTCGCGATCCCGGCCGCCATTGCCATCGTCTTCATTCACTAG
- a CDS encoding DUF2271 domain-containing protein, whose product MQPATRTILIGGTLSAALAVPVLAAAPATMDVTITIPQLKVAEYHKPYVAFWVEKAGAPAKTVAVWYDHDMKANEGTKWLRDVRQWWRASGRSMTFPANGITGATRAPGTHKISFSRAQLGALAAGEYVLVVEAAREVGGRELLRIPFTWPGKAGAGGRAAGKTELGTVSVAFR is encoded by the coding sequence ATGCAGCCAGCCACGCGTACGATCCTGATCGGGGGAACGCTGAGCGCCGCACTCGCCGTGCCGGTGCTCGCCGCCGCGCCCGCGACGATGGACGTCACTATTACCATTCCGCAGCTCAAGGTTGCCGAATATCACAAGCCCTATGTCGCCTTCTGGGTCGAGAAAGCAGGCGCCCCGGCGAAGACCGTCGCGGTCTGGTACGACCATGACATGAAGGCGAACGAAGGCACCAAATGGCTGCGCGACGTGCGCCAGTGGTGGCGTGCCTCGGGCCGCTCGATGACATTTCCAGCCAACGGCATTACCGGCGCGACGCGTGCGCCGGGCACTCACAAGATCAGCTTCAGCCGTGCCCAGCTCGGCGCGCTCGCGGCGGGCGAATATGTGCTCGTCGTTGAGGCGGCACGCGAAGTCGGCGGCCGCGAATTGCTGCGTATTCCCTTCACCTGGCCGGGCAAGGCCGGGGCCGGCGGGCGCGCCGCGGGCAAGACCGAATTGGGGACCGTTTCGGTCGCCTTCCGCTGA
- a CDS encoding DUF4198 domain-containing protein, whose protein sequence is MKKQLWGFAAGAVLAAMIAVPASAHRQWMMPSSTVLSGDDVWVTVDAAVSNDLFYFEHQPMRLDALKAWAPDGSEATIENKATGRYRSTFDVHLTQKGTWRIASVVDGVMGSYDLNGKTERLPRGTTTANLAEKIPAGATNVRTAESNNRNEIFVTVGEPTNTLFKPTGKGIELVPVTHPNDLIAGEAFTFQFLLDGKPTADLPVTVIPGGIRYRDQLGQIDTRTGADGKVELTLPEAGMYWVNVTTPQVEGEGEGPPPADAPPRRRASYVTTLEVLAP, encoded by the coding sequence ATGAAAAAGCAGCTTTGGGGTTTTGCGGCGGGCGCCGTGCTCGCGGCGATGATCGCGGTTCCGGCGAGCGCACACCGCCAGTGGATGATGCCGTCGTCGACGGTGCTGTCAGGCGACGACGTCTGGGTGACGGTCGACGCCGCGGTGTCGAACGACCTCTTTTATTTCGAGCATCAGCCGATGCGCCTCGACGCATTGAAGGCCTGGGCGCCCGACGGCAGCGAGGCGACGATCGAGAATAAGGCCACCGGTCGCTATCGCAGCACTTTTGATGTCCACCTGACGCAAAAGGGCACCTGGCGGATCGCCTCGGTCGTCGACGGCGTGATGGGCAGCTATGACCTGAACGGCAAGACCGAGCGCCTGCCGCGCGGCACGACGACCGCCAACCTCGCCGAAAAGATCCCTGCGGGCGCGACCAATGTGCGCACCGCCGAATCGAACAACCGCAACGAAATCTTCGTGACGGTCGGCGAGCCGACGAACACGCTGTTCAAGCCGACCGGCAAGGGCATCGAGCTGGTTCCTGTGACACATCCGAACGACCTGATCGCGGGCGAAGCCTTTACCTTTCAGTTCCTGCTCGACGGCAAGCCGACCGCCGACCTGCCGGTCACCGTCATCCCGGGCGGCATCCGCTATCGCGACCAGCTCGGCCAGATCGACACCAGGACGGGTGCCGATGGCAAGGTCGAGCTGACACTCCCCGAAGCCGGCATGTACTGGGTGAATGTTACCACGCCGCAGGTCGAGGGTGAGGGTGAAGGCCCGCCGCCCGCCGATGCGCCGCCGCGTCGTCGCGCCAGCTATGTCACGACGCTGGAAGTGCTGGCGCCCTGA
- a CDS encoding FAD:protein FMN transferase: MGTSWSLQAVAPPAGTGGGVQAALDRVVAQMSQWQAVSDLSRFNRAPPGEWHGIPAEFAEVVAAGIDIGTASGGAFSLAMGELSEAWGFGAAGPVDTLPDFMVPSDGGIDLDRDARRIRRSKGALLDLSGIAKGYGVDLAADWLLANGVRHFLIEVGGELRGEGIRPDGHPWWVDVEVPPSWAGAGWRIALHDLSIATSGDYRRGLAVDGQHYSHSFDPRTGRPIANGVRSVTVVHRRCMMADGWATALTVLGADAAIALADEKELAACVLANGREYVSRAWREMLG; the protein is encoded by the coding sequence ATGGGGACCAGCTGGTCCCTGCAAGCCGTTGCGCCGCCCGCCGGGACGGGTGGGGGTGTCCAGGCCGCGCTCGATCGCGTCGTGGCGCAGATGAGCCAATGGCAAGCGGTTTCCGACCTCTCGCGCTTCAACCGCGCGCCGCCGGGTGAATGGCACGGCATTCCCGCCGAGTTCGCCGAGGTCGTGGCCGCAGGCATCGACATCGGAACCGCCAGCGGGGGCGCTTTCAGTCTCGCGATGGGTGAACTCAGCGAGGCGTGGGGCTTCGGTGCCGCCGGACCCGTCGACACGCTTCCCGACTTCATGGTGCCGAGCGACGGGGGTATCGATCTCGACCGTGATGCGCGGCGCATCCGTCGCAGCAAAGGCGCGCTGCTCGACCTGTCGGGCATCGCCAAGGGCTATGGCGTCGACCTTGCCGCCGATTGGCTGCTCGCCAACGGGGTACGCCATTTCCTGATCGAGGTTGGGGGAGAGTTGCGCGGCGAGGGGATTCGCCCCGACGGCCATCCCTGGTGGGTCGACGTGGAGGTGCCGCCTTCATGGGCCGGTGCCGGATGGCGCATCGCGCTCCACGACCTGTCGATCGCGACCTCGGGCGACTATCGCCGCGGGCTCGCGGTCGATGGCCAGCATTATTCGCACAGCTTCGATCCACGCACCGGCCGCCCGATCGCCAATGGCGTGCGGTCGGTGACGGTCGTGCATCGCCGTTGCATGATGGCCGACGGCTGGGCGACGGCGCTGACCGTGCTCGGCGCCGATGCGGCGATCGCGCTCGCCGACGAAAAGGAACTCGCCGCCTGTGTGCTGGCGAACGGGCGCGAATATGTGTCGCGCGCGTGGCGCGAGATG